GAAATAGTGTACCAATAGCTAAAATAATAGCATTTGAGTCAAATAAAGAGTTTGAAGAAAAATATGAAGTTAAAAGCCTAAAATTAATTTCTGAAGGGTCAAATATTGATTTTGAGCAATATAGAGTTGGCGTTGCTAAAATTAGTTTAAAGGAGAGTTCAAAAGAGTTCGGATACATTAATTCATATAATTTCGGGGTTTTTAATGATGATTTGTCAAAATCTTTTGAATTTCTTTATAAGAAGAATAAATGTAATAATATGCTTGCAAAGCTTACTATAAAAAATAAACAAACTAATGAAGATAAGGTATATGAAATTGTATTAAATACAAAGCTATTCTATAATGCAGTTAAGCTGATACTTTCTAAGTATCCAAATTTATCAAGCGAGAAATTAAAGCTTTCTGTCGATTATGAATAATAAATTTAATAACCGGATGACGTTTTGAAAACATAAATAATAAGAAATAAGAAAGATTTTAATTTATTTGCGAAAAGCATTAGCACTAAATATAATCCTTGGTATGATGATTTAGACATAGAATTAGAAAAATTATTGGGAAAATTGAGTGGAATTAGGAGCAATTTAAGAACTAAATTAAATGAAGGCAATTAAATATATGTTTTAGGACAGAACGAAACCAACTTAAAAAATGTAAAGATTGACGAAATTGAATAAGACCTAGATAAACAAAATCAGAATTAAAGATTAGAGAATATCTTAAAAACAAATCTAATTTTGAAAAAATTAAAGAATATTGCGCTAAATTTTATTTTTTTTCAGCATTATACTTGGTTGCAATGTCAAGAAAAACATCTTTTCTATTCTTAACAAGTTATCTTAAAATATAATAAGCCCTTTTTGTATCTTGTTTTACAAACCCATATACTTCTTTATCCCCCATAGGAATTCTAACAAAAATATCAGTATTTATCTGATTTGTTTATATTGTTATTTAAATCTAACGATTTTTTGCAAACATATGTTTTTTTTATAATTTTGAAACCCAATTCCCTATACTATTCAACACACTACCAATTACAACACTTTCTTACCTTCAACAACACCCCCGGTTATTTCTTTTATTCCATTTTTTGTATCCAAAAATCTTTTAACTTGTTTTTTCAAAACTTGATCTAATTTTTTACATCTTTATTGATTAAATAATTATTGAAAGAACTTATCAGTGCAAAAACAACACAAATAATAAACATTTTTCATTCATAATTATCACCTTTCAAAATTAAAAAATAAATCAAAGTTCTTCATTTATAATTTTTTAGTAAGCGGTAAAAGCAAGAAAACCAATAGTTATAAATATTTGCTAAAAATGAAAATAAACTTAAAAAATTCCAAGGAAAATTATTGAAAAAACAAAAAGGTTTTAGCAATAGAATTGATCTAGATTAAGAGTTACTAGCCGTATAAGAAAATTTTATGTCAAAGAAAAGGATTTTTACATAAACTGTCTCATTGCTTTGTAGCTAATTATAAAAACCTAATAATAGGAAACTTGTCTATTGAAGGCATGCAAAAAGAATTTAAAGCTAAAAACCTAGTATTTGATACTAGTAAGCCTTAAGATTTAAATTTTAAAATGAAAAAACCCTTTTCGGGCATCTTTTCGACATTAAACTAGGCAAAATAAACTTAAGCCTACTAGAAATAATAGACTACCATTAATCAAACATTAAAGTCAACAAAACTTGAAAATTTATTTATTCTTTTTCTTTTTTAAAAAATCATATTTAATTATGATCTCTGATAAAATATCTTTTTTATTTTTAAAAATCTCCTCTAAAATAAAATAGACCCTTTTAGTATCTTTTTTACAAAAATCATATAATTCATTATCTTTTACTAAAATTCTAATTGGGGCATTTTCTTTGTTGTTTTTATTCATATCTTCTTGATTTATTTCTAATAATCCTTGTTTTTGTATAGCATGATATATGCTATTAAAACCCACTTCCTTAATTTTATCAATAGAAACAACGCCTTCCAAAACCTTTTCATAAACTTTTAAATATGTATAAGCCTGGGTTTTTGCAATTATAAAAGATTTTATAAATTGTTCAAAACTTTTAAAACCATCGTATTTATAAAGTTCTTTTTGCTTAATTTCATATAAAATTTTCATTCTTTGAATTTTATTGTCAATATCATCTTTCAAATTAAGCCTTAATTGATCTTTTAGATCATTGTAAATTATTAAATTTTCATCTTGACTATTTAAATTTTGACTTTTATCAATAAAATCTTCAAATCTGTCATTTAAAATCATCTCTTTTTTATTTTGTTTTTTCCCCATTTTGTCCCCCTATATTTATTTTTGTTTTAGAAGTATGCATTTCTATGCATTTAACTATTAATTAGTATCTAAAAAAATAAATTTTGACGAATAATATGAACAAAAAAAGATATATGGTAAATTTAATACCACGAATCTGTGAATAAATATTGACACAAATTAAAATTTGTGTCAATATTTATAATTTTTTGACAAAAAATAACTACCCATAATAAAAAAATCGTTCGGTTCTGAACGAGAAAAGAAGCTATTTCTATAATCTTTGACTTAGAAATAGCAGCTAAAGAAAATATATTTTTTAGATTATCTTAATTCTTTATACTTTGAGCGTTATTTATTGTTTTATTTTTAATCAATTTTATTGAAAAGTTTCTTCCTAGTTATTGCATAAAAACAAGATCTTTTTTTGTTAAAAACTCAAGCCTAGTAACTTAAATATTATTAAAAATAGTTTTTAAATTTAATTTTAACAGGGGGGTTGAAATTAATTATTTTATGTATTATACTCCTTAACTATTAATTAATAATTAAATGCACATTAAACTGGGGGACAAAAAATGAAAGCTGTTGTACCTAATTATAGCTGCCAAATTAATGCTAATAAATTCAATAAGTTACTTTCAAAAGATTGTAAACTTAAGAAAATAATTTTTGCCGTTATTTTCTTAAAC
This window of the Borreliella valaisiana VS116 genome carries:
- a CDS encoding plasmid partition family protein, translating into MNTDIFVRIPMGDKEVYGFVKQDTKRAYYILR
- a CDS encoding chromosome replication/partitioning protein; the encoded protein is MGKKQNKKEMILNDRFEDFIDKSQNLNSQDENLIIYNDLKDQLRLNLKDDIDNKIQRMKILYEIKQKELYKYDGFKSFEQFIKSFIIAKTQAYTYLKVYEKVLEGVVSIDKIKEVGFNSIYHAIQKQGLLEINQEDMNKNNKENAPIRILVKDNELYDFCKKDTKRVYFILEEIFKNKKDILSEIIIKYDFLKKKKNK